AAGGGCGTGGGTTCAAATCCCACTGTCAACATTCATCTTTTGCAAATTTAATTTGTCAAGGATCGTAGAGTAATCACATACATTAAATGCAATCAATGGACTCACTAATGCTACATTTCCGCAAATTATCCAACTTTTGGTGGATTTAAATGGCCAATAGCTCTTAAATGTAATCcacttaatttattttaaaaccgTATGCGCTATTACTTACTTATTAATCAGTGATCTATGAGTTTGTGCCCAAGAAAGTTTACTCCGAATACTAGTTTACGATCGTATTACTGGTTATTCATAAATTTCGTTCATAGTTAAAATTCTTTTCTATTACTTAGTTTCCATGTGATCCAGAGACAATCTCGAAACAAAGAACCTTTAAAATGGTAATAACATTAAAATCCAAAATCAACAAAGGTTTCTTCCTCTAAACTCCAACGAGTTGCTTTTCAAAACAGATAAGCAAGATCCACAacatccaaacaaaaaaacaaaaacaaaaagaaaccgGCCATGACTGATTTAATGATTGATTAAAGCTTCAAATCATCTCACTTCTTCCTGAAAGAGCATCCTTCCGTGAGCCTTGCCTTTCCTCCTGTAGGCTGGCACAGAACTGTCTGGCAGTTTCCGCATACAACAACGGTCTGCGAATGACTGAACACAGTAGTGCTGCAATACCAAAAGACAGACCCCATTAGTTCATTATAGTTTCATCATCCAAGTAAATAtcaaaggagaaaaaaataaatgatgagAGCTTACATGTTGAAGCAGCCTTGGCATTTCACATCCTACAATAAAtgttcaacaacaacaagaaacatAATCAGAGAGACCAGTAGATAAACATTCAAGCAATTGTATTTTACAATTCTAAaaagaaaatctaaaaatattaaccacataaccaaaagaaatagatatataaatgCTCAAGCACTAATAGGTTAGAGTTAATgagaaaatcaaattaaacaatCTAAAATTAAGTACCATGAAAAATGAGTTGGGGGATTGAACAAGACGCTTGAGCTTGTGCTTCCTCTTCTCGAGCTCAGCTGGTGGGTTAAGCAGATCGATATCGTTTTGAAGAACCTGTTTCATATTCAAAACAATTAAATTCCATTACATAACACAAAAACTAACTTAAGCTTACAAGAGTCAAAAACACGAGAACAACACTCCTAATCAGCTATATTCCCCATACGCAAACGAGATTTAATACCTAAGAATCATGCTTTAACACAATGGAAGGAAgagatcaagaagaaggagtACTAACCATCTTCGCAAGAATCTCAAGAGACGGCGGAGATAGCAGGCAGCGACAACAATAAGCGATAGAGTTTTTTAGGGCTACCACATCGTCTCCTTATATATAATCACACGACAATCTGACCTTTAGAACCTTCGGGACGAGCTAGAGGGTTTTCGTTCTCTTTCATTTTACTTTTTGTTGGGCCTTATAATACAAAGCCCAGTTCTCGCGCTTAAATCAATTTATTAATCTTTATATGTTACGATTTCGGTTAAACCTTAACCGATCAAACCGGAAAGGAGAATCCAAATTGTGAAATTGATAAAAGAGATCGAGGAGTACGCCTGCGTGCGTGTGAGGTTCGGTTCTCtgcaaaaagagaaaaaagccACAGATCCTGGCGTTGATAGCGATTGGTTAATTGTCGGTGATTCAACGTTAGATACcaatcatcatcttcttcttcgtcgttgtCAGATCTCCGCCTATGATTGGTTAAATTGTTTAATGGCGTTCTAGTTATATCACCGTGAGGCCTTCCCGACGCTGGATTCTTCTCAAAATCTCTTTCACACATTCGTCTCTTCTAGATTCCGATTCCGAGTATGAATCTAATCGTCTGCTCACTCTCCTCGGTTCGTTgcttgatttagggtttgtttgGCAGGAATGGCGCTGAAGCGAGGGTTATCGGGAGTTAACCGGGTCAGAGGaggtggcggtggtggtggatCTCGATCTGCCTTTATCCTCCTCGTTTTTTTCTGTGTCTTCGCACCTCTCGTCTTCTtcgttggtcgtggagtgtacATCGACTCCTCTGACGGTATTGCATTATTGCGACCTTAGTTGATGCATTATTTGCTCGATGTGTGACACTGATTGTTTCTGTATTATTCGATTTTGTGATTCATTTACCTGACGAGAGGTTTACTTTCGTTGGTGCAGATTATTCAAATGATTCAGTGAAGCAGGTGAGCTGGAAACTCCTTTTTATATTATGAATCTATGTTTTAACACAAGTAAAATGATGTTGTTTGATTGGTTGGTTGTTTGCAGGATCTTGACTGGAGAGAACGTTTAGCTATGAAATCTCTTAGATCTCTTTTCTCTAAAGAGGCAAGTGTTTTAAATACTTAGTGTGGTTTATTCTTCTTAGACTGGCTCGTTTCTTACTAGTTTTTAACCACTCCTCAGGTGCTGGATGTTATTACAGCTAGCACAGCTGATTTGGGTCCTTTTAGCCTTGATTCTTTCAAGAAAAACAATTTGTCTGCTTCATATCGAGAAGCTGGAGTAGACACCTCCGTTAGAAACTCTCAGGTGTGGTTTAGTTTTGTTACTTTGGTTTTTCGATTATTTCGGCTCGAAATTTGTAACTTTTGATCTACTTGATGCAGAATCAAACAACATCTAGTGCCTTGAATGCTAAAGGTGACATTACTTCTAAAGGTAGTGGCTTTTATTTAAGCTGCATTATCATCTACTTCGACTTTTTCCATCTGACTCTTCTATGTTTTCGCTGGTGCAGGTGGTAGCCATCAGAAAGTTGAGACACCTGCAAAGTTTTACAGAAGggtaattgttattttatttacttaaagTTCAAAATCTGGATGCAACATATACATTTCTGGGGGAATATCCTGCCTGAGTATTTTGTTATCTTAAAAATTTTAGCAACTAAGGGAGAAAAGGCGTGAGATGCGAGCAAATGAGCTGGTCAAGCGCAACGTTGACACGATTCTAAAGCTGGAAAATGCGGCCATCGAGCGCTCAAAGTCTGTTGATTCTGCAGTCCTTGGAAAATACAGTATTTGGAGAAGAGAAAATGAGAACGACAACTCTGATTCAAATATACGCTTGATGAGGGATCAAGTGATCATGGCTAGAGTCTACTGTGGTATTGCCAAACTGAAAAACAAGACTGAGTTGTTACAAGAACTCCAGGCCCGAATCAAGGACAGCCAACGTGTTTTGGCTGAAGCAACAACTGATGCTGATCTTCCTCGGAGGTAAATTACTTTCTACTAACTGCCTTCTTTTCACTGGTTGTGGTTTTTCATAAAGTAACGTGACTTTTCATGTAGTGCGCATGATAAACTTAGAGACATGGGTCAAGTCTTGTCTAAGGCTAAGATGCAGTTATATGACTGCAAGTTGGTTACTGGAAAGCTGAGAGCAATGCTTCAAACAGCCGATGAACAAGTCAGGAGCTTGAAGAAGCAGAGTACCTTTCTGGCTCAGTTAGCAGCAAAGACAATTCCAAATCCTATCCACTGCCTATCAATGCGCTTGACCATTGATTACTATCTTCTTTCTCCGGAGAAAAGAAAGTTCCCTCGCCGTGAAAACCGAGAGAACCCAAATCTTTATCACTATGCCCTCTTTTCTGACAACGTGTTAGCTGCCTCAGTGGTTGTTAACTCAACCATCATGAATGCAAAGGTAAAACAATCATCTCTTATCACTTGAAATTGAAAATGGATTTGCTTGCTGATCTTATTTCTTTTCCTCAGGATCCTTCGAAGCATGTTTTTCACCTTGTGACGGATAAACTCAACTTCGCAGCAATGAACATGTGGTTCCTCCTAAACCCACCTGGAAAGGCAACCATACACGTGGAAAACGTGGATGAGTTCAAATGGCTCAATTCATCTTACTGCCCTGTTCTTCGTCAGCTCGAATCCGCAGCGATGAAAGAGTACTACTTCAAAGCAGATCATCCAAGCTCAGGCTCCTCGAATCTCAAGTACAGAAACCCGAAGTACCTGTCCATGTTGAATCACTTGAGATTCTACCTCCCCGAGGTTTATCCCAAGCTGAACAAGATCCTGTTCCTAGACGACGACATCATCGTCCAGAAGGACCTGACTCCACTCTGGGAAGTCAACCTGAACGGTAAAGTCAACGGTGCAGTCGAAACCTGCGGGGAGAGTTTCCACAGGTTCGACAAGTATCTCAACTTCTCGAATCCTCACATCGCCAGGAACTTCAATCCAAACGCTTGTGGATGGGCTTATGGGATGAACATGTTCGACCTAAAGGAGTGGAAGAAGAGAGACATCACTGGTATCTACCATAAGTGGCAAAACATGGTATTAAACTCTGAACCCCTTCCACCGTTCATATGATTGTTTATTGTTGTATTAATGGTTTGGTCATTGTGGCTATTGTTGTGTAGAATGAGAACAGGACACTATGGAAGCTAGGGACACTACCACCAGGATTAATAACGTTTTACGGACTAACACATCCTTTAGACAAGTCGTGGCACGTGTTGGGACTTGGTTATAACCCGAGTATCGCGAAGAAAGACATTCAGAACGCAGCTGTGGTTCACTATAACGGGAACATGAAACCATGGTTGGAGTTAGCTATGTCCAAGTATCGACCGTATTGGACCAAGtacatcaagtttgatcaccctTATCTTCGTAGATGCAACCTTCATGAATAAAATTCAAATCACTATTAGATGATTCCTAGTAATCTTATGTTGTTCCCCATGgcgttattttttatttctacaCACTGTTAATTGTTTATTAATATCTTTGTTTAGTCATATTCTTTTCTTACTTTCGGGTTAAAAACACTTTTGTTATTCCAAAGTTTATTCGATAATAATACCTGCTTGCGCAGTGTGTGTTtaactaaacaatatttaaagaatattaaagttcaaaaaaaatatttaaaaatttttgtattgaaatattaattttatatttgagcacaaaatatttttaacccCTATTTAACTGATTTGGTATTCAATTTTtatgattaaatattttgtttattgatgGATTTGTACAAACTAATTTGGATTTTgttctgaaacaaaaaaaataagtcGCACAAAAAAAAACCCGAAAACAATAAAGTGTTATTTTCTCTCGCATCTTTCTATATTCTCTTATAATCTACTGAAACACTCAGAGTTTTAGTGTATTTTtgcaataaattaaaattttaagttattttttttttcaaattctcctgtaaactatatatatatataaattattaatttataattttaatatgacAATGCGGTTacataaaatcttttaaaatattgttattttattaatttatcaatttgtataatattttgaactAATTTAATTCAAGTctaacaaaattattaatttatgatatttattaatttattaaatattaattcctctgttcctaaaagattcatattctatatttttcatacattttaataaaatatattaaatttgcatatttttgtgtttatttttttccaataactttaagccaataaaaaatcaattagtgcaattaagttttttaaaatttgcaattagttaataaaacatgcattgaaaaagtaaaaaataaaactttttgaaacaattttttctataaaatatgtAACTTTAAGGAACTAATGGTGTAGTTTATTGAAAATCTACTGTATATTAAGCCATGTAGTATAATTACATCTGTTTTCTGCCTTTTCAGGGTTgtaaaatttcttattttaccgATGCAAATAATCGATGTAACATAATTAATATCATGTCTAGGAAGATTTGTTCATCACTTTCACCCCTGCCCCTGCCCCTGCCCCTTCCCCCTGCGTAGTACTTATTGGTGAAAACATCAagatttaactttaaaaattctGCTATTCGAATTGAAGATAATGCGATTTTTAAAACACTATTTGATGTGTTGTTTTACGAAGACGACGTTACAACCGTTGTCGGATAACGGGGTTTGGTGTATTTCAAAAACCTCGGATATCGCCAGCCCGCGTTTGAAAATCTTCCGCCACTTTCTTAGTGGTCTCAACAGTGAACCGGCGAAAGTAGGAAGACAGCAGTGGCAGATTCCAAGGAAAAGAAGGCCTAAAAGCCTGGTTAACTTTAACCTTGGACGCAATCAATCCTTTTCCTCCACTACATTTTCTGTATTCTTCTCTACTCTTCGGCTTCTTGTGCTTGCACAAGCGTTCTGCATCAACATACATTGGCTCCACTCTATAGTTAACCTCGAACGTTTCCATGTAGTCCATTCCTTTTCTCCTTTTCCAGTTATATGTCTGCCAGCAATAAGCAGGAGAAACCCTAATTAAATTTTCCAAGACTTGAACAAAAACATTGATTCTTACCGAAAGTTCTTTTGGGTTTTCGAGGACATATAGACGTATTGGGATAGTTCCTGAAAAGAAAAGGAAGTTCCATGACAACTCTTTATCAACCTCCAGGATCGGCCTATTCCCTATACCTCTCTCTGATGTAACTTTTCTTGATATGGCtttcttcataaaaaaataatttcttctattatttttaaaaaagctcTTAAATATACACATTTGA
The nucleotide sequence above comes from Brassica napus cultivar Da-Ae chromosome A9, Da-Ae, whole genome shotgun sequence. Encoded proteins:
- the LOC106412655 gene encoding uncharacterized protein LOC106412655 isoform X1 encodes the protein MGIFPEFGGWISQNTQQPKKSENVKSKPVRETKTHDERDEMKEQLKLWRDANKKEQYHEPSPTVKVHTDHNIDSFSSIEMEFTLGLPPQAAYDVLTNQDNKTYSREINGRPLLKAISRKVTSERGIGNRPILEVDKELSWNFLFFSGTIPIRLYVLENPKELSTYNWKRRKGMDYMETFEVNYRVEPMYVDAERLCKHKKPKSREEYRKCSGGKGLIASKVKVNQAFRPSFPWNLPLLSSYFRRFTVETTKKVAEDFQTRAGDIRGF
- the LOC106415411 gene encoding polygalacturonate 4-alpha-galacturonosyltransferase, whose product is MALKRGLSGVNRVRGGGGGGGSRSAFILLVFFCVFAPLVFFVGRGVYIDSSDDYSNDSVKQDLDWRERLAMKSLRSLFSKEVLDVITASTADLGPFSLDSFKKNNLSASYREAGVDTSVRNSQNQTTSSALNAKGDITSKGGSHQKVETPAKFYRRQLREKRREMRANELVKRNVDTILKLENAAIERSKSVDSAVLGKYSIWRRENENDNSDSNIRLMRDQVIMARVYCGIAKLKNKTELLQELQARIKDSQRVLAEATTDADLPRSAHDKLRDMGQVLSKAKMQLYDCKLVTGKLRAMLQTADEQVRSLKKQSTFLAQLAAKTIPNPIHCLSMRLTIDYYLLSPEKRKFPRRENRENPNLYHYALFSDNVLAASVVVNSTIMNAKDPSKHVFHLVTDKLNFAAMNMWFLLNPPGKATIHVENVDEFKWLNSSYCPVLRQLESAAMKEYYFKADHPSSGSSNLKYRNPKYLSMLNHLRFYLPEVYPKLNKILFLDDDIIVQKDLTPLWEVNLNGKVNGAVETCGESFHRFDKYLNFSNPHIARNFNPNACGWAYGMNMFDLKEWKKRDITGIYHKWQNMNENRTLWKLGTLPPGLITFYGLTHPLDKSWHVLGLGYNPSIAKKDIQNAAVVHYNGNMKPWLELAMSKYRPYWTKYIKFDHPYLRRCNLHE
- the LOC106413719 gene encoding 40S ribosomal protein S27-2 produces the protein MVLQNDIDLLNPPAELEKRKHKLKRLVQSPNSFFMDVKCQGCFNITTVFSHSQTVVVCGNCQTVLCQPTGGKARLTEGCSFRKK